Part of the Oncorhynchus masou masou isolate Uvic2021 chromosome 24, UVic_Omas_1.1, whole genome shotgun sequence genome is shown below.
TGGTGTGCAATGACTATTCTTCATGTAGAATGATTAAAGAAATGTATTCTAAATAGAAAATGGTACACAATTCTTGTTATCCTATACTCTTCAAAGAAAACCTTTAGCATATCCATTAACTAGTTGTGCTTAAGTTTGCATTTTACCCAAAGACAAACTATAAAAAACATGATACCTTTGGATGAATACACTGAATCTTTGGTTTCACGTTGTAGAAGTTGAGAATGTTTCCTTCAATGAGGTCAAACTAAAAACAGACATAATCAATTTACCACGAGTACTCATCACACGCTATTAGAACCTGAACGACATGGGTTTTCGGGGtccgactttttccacattttgttgtgtcatagcctgaatgtaaaatggattacatttttattttttacaaaaaatttaaaaataaaaagccGAAATGTCTTcaatcaataagtattcaactcttGCTATGACTAGCCATAAGTTCGGGAGTAATAATTTGCTTAACATGTCAAataatacgttgcatggactctgtaTAATAATAGTGTGtagcatgatttttgaatgactacctcatctctgtaccccacaaatacaattatctgtaaggtccctcagtcaagcagtgaatttccaacacagattcaaccacaaagaccagtgaggttttccaatgcctcacaaagaagaaGTTCAcccattggtagatgggtaaagaaAAGCAGACAAATATCCCTTGGAttatattaattacactttggatggtgtatcaatgcacccagtcactacaaagatacaggtgtccttcctaactgtTGCTGGAGACGAAGGAAACCGCTCAAGAATTTCACcctgaggccaatggtgactttaaaacagttactgaGTTTAAAACCCCCTAGAGTCGATGTCCACACCCCTGTGGAAATCTAATtagaattatatatattttttaatccatCAGTTTAAACGAGATcttttttttttgcatgggctgcgtctcaatctaCCGGATCCTGTTCCGCATTGGCGGTGAAaggtggtgtttgtcagaccatgagacatcccgaaaattggTCTTGTCACAACGTATGTAGCGACTGAAaggttttgctctacgacccccacaagtgtcatggGACTTGTCTGAAATCGGTATTGCCGATCTGCCAGCATCGGTGTGTACAGCCCAGCACAGTTTGGGCTACGCAATAATATAGAAAGGTGATTCTCTCACTAACACATACATGtcagttgttttgctctaggacaccTACAAGCCTCACAAAACTAGTCTGAAGGTAGCCAGGTACCAATTTCAAAAATAAAtggcagtatatatatatacttttatatatatttttttttatacacgTATTTAACCCCTTTATTTTAGGCATTAAACTAAtctccatatatatatatggagaTTAGTTTAATGCCTAAAataaaggggttaaatacatgtataaaaaaataatattctGATCTTTATcactcagatataggacagacacttcagaacaaacttctgTATAGATGTTTATTTTTGTACTATGTATGAAgttgttattcaatgtgtttctatggactaatagcagtaaggccaactTCAACGTTTCATTAAAAATTATAATAATGGACCGCACCGGCTTAGACGCTAAAAGATTAATGGCTGTCATAGAAAAAAAAttaagatggatcaacaacactgtagttactccacaatactaacaatACAGGCAGGCCAGTGAGGTATTTCAACTAGGACTTTCCCCTTAAAAACCATGCGGATGAGGCCTCAACCCTTTCCTTTCATATTTTCCCTGTTCTTTGTTTGTTTTGGGCTATTACCAAAACCATTGATGTATGGTAAAGTTGTCTGTAACACAGACTATAGTACAACAGTCTTTGAAGACGTCAGAGGATTCACCAGCAATTGTTAGTGGACACGGATTGTCCACTATCTGAAGCTCTTTTCCAGCACACCTTGATCACAACGTTAATTTTTAAACCTGATCGCGAGACCTCTCAATTTCAGGGCAATGGCAGCATACTAAAACCAAACAGGGAATCATTTATATTCAAAATTCTTGTTGAATTTATTTGATCCATTTGCAGGCTAGTTTAATACATACATGGTCTGTATGTGTACTTTTTAATCATATGTTAATGTTTCCAGTTTTAAACATTGTGTCAGTATAACGTGTCGATAGCAAGGGGACTTTGTATTTACTTTTACCCCTCAGAACTACAGCTGTGGATCTCTGGGTCCGTATCCACAAAGCACATAATGTCCTGTCAGTGCTGAAAGTTCTTCAAGATATGGCCTAAGatatgtcagaaggtgaattcaccaatttgtaagtcgctctggataagagcgtctgctaaatgacttaaatgtaaagcATATCCGAGTGGGAatggtcctagatcagcactcctactctgatgcTTTGTGGATACCGGTCCTGATCTCCACAGGTTAGCATTGCGTTGAAGAACTGATTGATTAGTTGGTCTAGCCTGTTATGATGGACTGTATAAACCTCAGACTTGTTCTAGGCCTATTTCTAATGATATTACATGATAAATGTATTTTACTGGTATTTCAAGATGGGCAATATAAACCAGTGACTTGTCCCTGCCTCAGGTTTCTACATCtgtaaatatgtattttaaaAGGATATGTTTTCTTATTGTCAATAAATATAATTTGGAAGTTTGATGTAAGTGTTTGTAGTAAATTCAAAAATGGTAAAAAGGCTGTGATTAGTTTGACTTGAGACaattgccagcagcataccacccttgccctgtgtagggtgcagtctcggatgggatgttaaatggttGTCCTGACACTCTGGTCATTAGAAATGTCACTTAtcttaagagtaggggtgttaaccctggtgtcttgGCTAAATTCCCAACCTAGCCCCATTCCATCAaagccacctaatcatccccctaATTTCTAATTGGCAAATCACTCCTCACCTGATGGGTGGTGAGCGCTGTGGCACAAAAATGGTTGCCATATACTATGTAAAGTCCTTTGAGTACCTCAGTTGGTACAAAAGCGTTATATAAATCTAAAAAAATCAAATCTATTTGaccgagtgaaaagaaggaagcctgcacagaataaaaatattgcaaaatatacatcctgtttgcaacaaggcacataATACTGCTGTGGCAAAAAAAGTTTTGACCAGAatgcaaagtgttatgtttggggcaaatcgaATACAACACACTACTGAGTACCACACTCCGTATTTTCAAACAtagtggtggcggcatcatgttatgggtttgCTTGTAATTCTTAGAATGGGgagtttcaggataaaaaagaagcacaggcaaaatcctaaagaAAAATCTGGTTCAGTGTGCTTTCcactagacactgggagatgaattcacctttcagcacgACAATGACTTAAAAGACAAGTTGCTGACCAAGAAGACAATAAAATATCCCTGAGTGGCCCActaacagttttgacttaaatctacttggaaATCTATAGCAATACCTTAAAATGGTTGTctcgcaatgatcaacaactaatttgacagagcttgaagagttTAAAAGAATAAAAGAataaaatgggcaaatgttgcaaaatccaggtgtggaaagctctgagagcagggatgggcaactggccgGTCCTCGGATCATAAAAAAAAAGAATAAAGAGttagggtctcaacttactgtttcaagttagaatagtagaaggtggaatacacaaggtgcaatttcaacaTTTGGTTGTGCATTAGCAGTTTCTTTTGTTATGTCACTATTAATAGCTAATTTTACATTCAggcccatggcaaaatgagtagaattgcatgaaattagatATAAAATCACAAAATCTTtatctccaccccatggcaaaatgtgtaaaaatgaGGACATTAGCTGTGTAACAACTATGCACATGTGGGTATGCAGAACCACACGCAACTGCAGCCCCTTGTGAGTTGTTCAGATTTTTTGTCGCCCCCACCCCtgtcttagagacttacccagaaggactcacagctgtaattgctgccaaaggtgcgtctgcaaagtattgactcaggtgtgcgaatacttatgtaaattagatatttctgtatttaattttgaatacatttgccaaaatttctaaaaacatgttttcacgttgtcattatggggtattgttggtgagaaaaaaaatgatttaatccattttggattcaggctgtaacacaacaaaatgtggaataagtaaaggggtatgaatacagtgccttctgaaagtatctgctgatatacagttgaagtcggaggtttacatacaccttagccaaatacatttaaactcagtttcacaattcctgacatttaatcctagtaaaaaatatctgttttaggtcagttaggatcaccacttcatgttaagaatgtgaaatgtttagaataatagtagagagattgatttatttcagcttttatttatttcatcacattcccagtgggtcagaagtttacacacactcaattagtatttggtagcattgcctttaaattgtttaacttgggtcaaacgttttgggtagccttccacaagcttcccacaaaaagttgggtgaattttggcccattcctcctgacagagctggtgtaactgagtcaggtttgtaggcctccttgctcgcacactctttttcagttcttcccacacattttctatgggattgaggtcagggctttgtgatggccactccaataccttgactttgttgtccttaagcccttttgccacaactttggaagtatgcttggggtcattgtccatttggaagacccatttgcgaccaagctttaacttcctgactgacgtcttgagatgttgcttcaatatatccacatacatttcctccctcatgatgccatctattttgtgaagtgcaccattccctcctgcagcaaagcacccccacaacatgatgctgccatccctgtgcttcacatttgggatggtgttcttcggcttgcaagcctcacccctttttcctccaaatataacgatggtcattatggccaaacagttctatttttgttttatcagaccagaggacatttctccaaaaagtacgctctttgtcctcatgtgcagttgcaaaccatagtctggcttttttatggcagttatgtcgatataggactcgttttactgtggatatagatacttttgtacccatttcctccagcatcttcacaaggtcctctgctgctattctgtgattgatttgtacttttcgtaccaaagtatgttcctctctaggagacagaacgcgtctccttcctgagtggtatgaggGCTgcattgtcccatggtgtttatacttgcgtactattgtttgtacagctgaacgtggtaccttcaggcatttggaaattgctcccaaagatgaaccagccttgtggaggtctacaggtCTACaaaggtcttggttgatttctttttattttcccatgatgtcaagcaaagaggcactgagtttgaaggtaggccatgaaatacatccacaggtacacctccaattgactcaaatggtgtcaattagcctatcagaagcttctaaagccatgacattttctggaattttccaagctgtttaaaggcacagtcaagttagtgaatgtaaacttctgacccactggaattgtgatacagtgaattataagtcaaataacctgtctgtaaacaattgttggaaaaatgacttgtgtcatgcacaaagtagatgtcctaaccgactggccaaaactatagtttcttaacaagaaatttggagtggttgaaaaaacgagttttaattactccaacttaagtgtatgtaaacttctgacttcaactgtactgttTCAAAGAGGGGAAATTAAAGTGTCATTTTTCCACACTCATTTCTCATAAATTGCTATCCTAAAGACCAATTGTCCAAGAAATGTGCTTCAAATGTTGATTCCTTACATTGTGACAATAATGAAACATCATGGGAATGGCTGTGAATCTTCAGTTGAGCATGACATTCCCTTTTATCCATCCTATTTATTGAATATCGGTTATCGTGGTAAAAGGCCAATACCGGTCGATAACCTGGTATTGAATGCATGCACACATCTGGGTCATTTTACTGCCAGTAACTAAGTAAACAGGAACAGTAAGTCAAATGACTTACTGTAAATTAGTCACTGTTGACTTCACATACTCACACATTTCAAATGGTTCGCGTtcccaacacacacagtatagagtGTTGTTTGATACGATGCAGAAATGCTTGAAGTTTAAACATGCAACTATTTACTCTTTGCAAAATTAAATTATCCTTGGTAATGTAGTAATATTGATTTCATGTACTTACCGTGTAGTAAGTCTCAGAGGGCACAATGTTACATTTCTTCATCACCCTGAAAACATACAAAGAATGTATAAATAAGTAGTAGAAAACATAAATTAGGGTTCAGGGTATTGAAACCATACATTATCCCATATGTTTCATGAGGGTACTATATTGTTAATTCAGTACACTTACCCATCAAGGTCTAACTTGTGATACAGCTCCAGGGCTTTGCCAAAGTATTTGTGTTGACTGTTTAGGGACTCCGCTTTTGCAGCACATGTTCCATGTTTTTGCCATTCATATTTCCTGTAAATAGAAGATCAAACACTAACATTTGTTTAGAAAAATATTGTTACCTGAAAATATAACAATTACTTGGAGTAAAGTATTAATACAAATAGAAAACTGGAACAGACCAGAATCTAGAGGATTCTGGAATTTTAAGATCCGGCCACCACTTCTGCATCTCTGGAAGTAGGTCCTGCAAAACATATTCATTATCAAATATTTATCTTAATTCCATAATATATAAACACATTTACTTTAACCATCAAAATATTTTGTCATGAATAAGCTCAATCTGCCTTttgtaaatgtttgtattttaaatgttttttcccCCAGCAGAACATACCTGGATTAGAGTTTCATTGAAGTGCAAAGATGAATTGCATTCCTGGCCTTTATCTGGCCTGTAAAACAGACATTGGTCAAATGTGTACAAAGATAGAATGCAAAACAGTTTATGTTATGTTATCTGGTCAGTCAAAAAAATGCACATTCCTACTGAATTTGTTGGAAGTCCTTCCTTACCACAGTCCATGCAAAGTCCAGTAGTCAAATTTGGAATGACAGTGTTCCATCTGCAAATAGAAATGTTAATTTTGTCATACAAGTTGGCAAATCTGGCAATTTAGAGCCACCATATCAATCATACGATCAGATCATCACATGATACGTTGAGTTTATTATGCCATGAAACCATACAATAAAGTAACTTACACTGCAAAATGTGCTCGGCCAGTGGTGAGTCAGGATCAGCTTACTCCACATATGCCTGAAATAATTGAAGTGTAATATTAGGATAATCAAAGTGCCTCACTCACTTAATGGCCTTCAATTCGCATAGAGGCCGACTATGGAATGACACCAGCTCAGTGGTCTTGTGGTTAGTGTCCtccctgagattggaaggttcCCTGGTCAAAACAAAGCTCTAAAAACGGGACATGATCCCGCTACTTGCCATTCAATATTAAGGAGATGGATTGGAGGTAACCTCCTGTCCAGGTTGTGTACTTGAACATCAAGCTGCCCTATGGGCCATTGTGGCTTGAAAAGGGCTACTTACTTACTTTGGAATGACAGACACAGTTAAGGGCTTGATGCAGAGGCCAGGGTTGGCATCTGACATTAACCAGACAGATATAACCAGTAACGTTACTTACGGCGGCTCGAGTACGAATGAGGAAGTCAGACGGCAGCCAAGGCACAGCAGGACAACAGATGCCAATGACTTCATATTTACACTGAAACACAGAGAACATACAATTAGGGGAAGTATATTTTGGGTCATAGATGAACTGATTTTAGCTGGTCTAATATGTGATGGTAGGCAAACTCTTACAATTATAAAGCCTATTATAAAAGTAGAAGTATAACTCTTATAATTATAGGCCAATTATAATTATAAGCCTAAtataaattatttatattttagTTTATAGATAGCTTGTTTAACAAACAGTTATATAATGGTTGGCATGGCGTGATTGTTATTTTGGTGTCAAATACTATTGAACGTATGTTTGCGCCCATCAACACCGCAGTCAAATAATGGAACGCGTTTCGCAACTCTGTAGCCAACCACCAAACCTGACGTGGATGTGGGGAGCGCAACTTCAGTTTGCACAAAAGGTTACATACTATAttatttttcaaaaacaaggtcTCCAGTATCACCTGGGCCTGCCACCTGGCTAAACGTAGGCTGTGTGGGTAAGATTTAAATGTAACCTACGACGGATACAATAAGTTCTTACCCTTGTTTTGTTCCTGTGGTTAAAAATAAACTCGTATATACAACTATACGGTTGTAAGGGCCATTTAGATGAGGAAACAAATGTCGTTTGATAGATTTGCAATATGAAGATTCCACTAGTATCACTTATTATGGTTTAAAATGAGACAGCCAAAAACCGTCTGATTCGACGTCTGGTAGAAGCCTACAACAACAATACCGTGAAATCGTTTCCCGCAACAGCTGAGCTGAGCGTCACATGCTCAGAAAATGTAAGTCACGTGAGATCATGTGAAACGTGCACTGTCGGCAGCTGTACCGCACAGGCGCGCACACATCCACTGATATTCCACTGGGCCACAtacagtaaaaataaaaacaagacaAATGTGTTGAATCTTTATTGCAATTGCATTAATCTATGTAATCTTTCTATAAAAAATGGGCAtacattgcaaaatgttttacaATGTTATTTTAGACAGTAGGCCATGTTATTGTATCATTTAGGCCTTGTAGATAAGTAATGGAGAAATTATGCTTGCATGAAGCTAACAAACTGTGTGACATTGCCTCAGGCCATTGGCAGGAATAGCCGTAGCCTAGGCATATCACACTGCTGTGACTGTTAACCCAATCTCTTGTTAAAAATAGTGCTTGGCCACAGTTCAGGTTTCAGGAGGTCATCTTAAGATTCTGTCTTAAGGTTCCTTCAGTTGAGCATAGAGCTAAGCAATATTATATTAACATAGCCTAAAGCTAATAAATATAAAAACAAATATAGGCTATATGAAAATGATCCTCAATTTCATGGATTGAGTTGAAAAAAAAAGTATGACATTATTAAAATGATGTAAACTGAACACATTGTGCTCAGTCCAAATTTTGTAAATATTGCAAACTGGATACAGTTTTTATGACCTATTCAGTGATTAAAGAATAACTAACACTATGTGATCTGTGCCTAGCCTACTGCAAGTAAGAAATTATGTTACGGGTTGATGTAAAAGCTATATATAGTCATATGCCTATCCATAAATGGGATGCAAGAGTTGCTGCACTCTGTGTGGTTAATCTTTGGTTTTCATCAGCCAGTGACTCCCAAGTGGGTTTAGGCTGACCTACCTCTGCTTTGCGCTCGTGTAATCTCTTGGGGTAAGTCATGCCTATTATTTCCTTCCTTTTCAGATTATTGGAT
Proteins encoded:
- the LOC135512129 gene encoding ribonuclease T2-like isoform X1: MKSLASVVLLCLGCRLTSSFVLEPPHMWSKLILTHHWPSTFCSMEHCHSKFDYWTLHGLWPDKGQECNSSLHFNETLIQDLLPEMQKWWPDLKIPESSRFWKYEWQKHGTCAAKAESLNSQHKYFGKALELYHKLDLDGVMKKCNIVPSETYYTFDLIEGNILNFYNVKPKIQCIHPKEGKMQILGQIEICFNSDFQLDDCEHSETDTVNLNVKGAGFSVCDHATPVYYPPLKVYYPPLKGKLSV
- the LOC135512129 gene encoding ribonuclease T2-like isoform X2, yielding MKSLASVVLLCLGCRLTSSFVLEPPHMWSKLILTHHWPSTFCSMEHCHSKFDYWTLHGLWPDKGQECNSSLHFNETLIQDLLPEMQKWWPDLKIPESSRFWKYEWQKHGTCAAKAESLNSQHKYFGKALELYHKLDLDGVMKKCNIVPSETYYTEGKMQILGQIEICFNSDFQLDDCEHSETDTVNLNVKGAGFSVCDHATPVYYPPLKVYYPPLKGKLSV